In a single window of the Borrelia puertoricensis genome:
- a CDS encoding DUF764 family protein encodes MHIIKILNDFKEYAHAKSENICKVINTYNHPYLLSNITTSEPNIIAFKFTSEDGLLAHNSHYGTFYDNICEFNINFQIFIISLVINSNDYDAYNRMLTLYSLLKEFLHNRVNKYTVKDAHEPDYIKHLNIYIRPTSNMQNTGLITLGTKCSNTAYSSSASFKAGIQIFERKE; translated from the coding sequence ATGCATATAATTAAAATACTAAATGACTTTAAAGAATATGCTCATGCTAAAAGTGAAAACATATGTAAGGTTATTAATACATATAATCATCCATATCTACTCTCTAATATAACTACGAGCGAACCTAATATTATTGCATTTAAATTTACATCTGAAGATGGCTTACTTGCTCACAACTCTCATTATGGTACTTTTTATGATAATATTTGTGAGTTTAATATTAACTTCCAAATATTTATTATCTCTCTTGTAATAAATTCAAATGACTATGATGCTTACAATAGAATGTTGACTTTATATAGTTTGCTTAAAGAATTTTTACATAACAGAGTAAATAAATACACAGTTAAGGACGCTCATGAACCTGACTACATAAAACATCTCAATATATATATACGTCCAACATCTAATATGCAAAATACAGGTCTCATTACTTTGGGAACAAAATGTAGTAACACTGCTTATAGCTCATCAGCTAGTTTTAAAGCTGGAATCCAAATATTTGAAAGGAAGGAGTAA